In Procambarus clarkii isolate CNS0578487 chromosome 6, FALCON_Pclarkii_2.0, whole genome shotgun sequence, one DNA window encodes the following:
- the LOC138355045 gene encoding uncharacterized protein, which produces MKTEVADKEDAGEDETVSIKPVEDTDVDIAWLFDESPAQENEVSVRSKVRMTQPKKNHVKRADLSRVQPAEIKSRKANATVLSRNEEGCGHTEDGSRASSGPRAQMHLDSRVKLFEMSGVDMFHRKRGGKIVKKSNSRENERRRDSMCGEMLTSTLGEVERQVRSSAVECSTVLEETFRERRRVEGEEMELYRGEKCGKRMMMQAWRNRRKPRTRWRSNRMKSRINEETKGRIVSEDEGVKYDDRRRKYNGSRWKCEDDRGGTDSRCLTLDVKRRRRGNGGWEQ; this is translated from the coding sequence atgaagacagaggtggccgacaaggaagatgctggagaagatgagacagtgtcgattaaaccggtagaagatactgatgtagatatagcatggctgtttgatgaaagtccagcccaggaaaatgaagtctcggtgaggtcgaaagtgaggatgacccagccgaagaagaatcatgtgaagagagcggacctgagtagagtccagcctgctgaaattaagagtcggaaggcgaatgcaactgtgctgagtaggaatgaggaaggatgtggacatactgaggacgggagtagagcgtcaagtggtccacgagcacagatgcatttggatagtagagttaagttgtttgagatgtcaggagttgacatgtttcacagaaaacgtggaggaaagatagtgaagaagagtaatagccgagaaaatgaaaggagaagagacagtatgtgtggagagatgcttacgagcactctaggagaggtagagcgacaagtacggtcgagtgctgttgagtgtagtacagtgctcgaggaaacttttagggaacgaagaagagttgaaggagaagaaatggagttgtacagAGGTGAGAAGtgcgggaagaggatgatgatgcaagcatggaggaatagaagaaagccgaggactcgatggaggtcaaacaggatgaagtctcggataaatgaggagacgaaagggaggatcgtcagtgaagacgagggagtgaagtacgatgacaggagacggaagtataatggcagtagatggaagtgtgaagacgacagaggaggtacagacagcagatgtctgactctggacgtgaagagaagaagacgaggaaatggagggtgggaacaataa